The following DNA comes from Candidatus Hydrogenedens sp..
AATGCAGAAATAGTTCGAAGTGTTTTGACTGGGGAGAAAACTCCGTATAGAGATGCTGTTTTATTGAATGCTATTTTTGGAATTTTAGTAAGTGGAAAAACATCCGACTGGAAAGATGCAATCCATATCGCGGAGGAATCTATAGATTCCAGAAAAGCGATGGATAGATTAGAAAACTTAATCAAATATTCACGCCAATTCGCAAAAGAAGTCCTTTAATTGGTATATTTTAGGTTATTAAGTAGCCCAAAATTTTTTAAATTAAAGAAATACAGGAAAAACAAAGATAACAATGAATAGTCAAATATATGATGTTGCTATTATCGGTGCGGGATGTTGTGGTGCTTCCATTGCCCGTAAATTGTCTACTTATGAAATATCGGTGGTTTTGTTAGAAAAATGTGTAGATGTCGGATTTGGTGTTACAAAAGCCAATTCTGGGATTATACACGCCGGTTTTCATCACCCGATTACATCATTAAAAGCCCGTCTGGAAATCCGCGGGAATTTAATGTTTGACCAACTCCATTATGAATTAGGATTTCCTTTTAAGAGGGTAGGAATTATAGTTGTAGCCTTTAGTATTGAAGAAATGAAAACCATAGAACATTTATATTCCCAGGGTGTAGCCAATGGCGTTCCCCGAATGGAAATATGTGGAAGAGAACGGATTTTAAGTTTAGAACCTCAATTAAATTCTGATGTCGTTGGAGGATTATATGCCCCTACGGGTGGAATTATTGAACCTTATCGTTATGTATTTGCTTTAGTTGAATCAGCACAAAAAAATGGGGTCGAGGTAAAAACACAATTTACAGTAGAACAGGGAATACGAGAAAAGGACTATTGGATAATTAAATCAAAAGAAGGGGAAATCATCAAAGCGAGATATGTGGTAAATTCTGCAGGGCTATTTGCCGATGAAGTCTCAAAATCATTTGATGCGGAACTTTTTGAAATTATTCCAAGAAAAGGGGAAGAATTTTTATTACAACGGAATGCAAAAGGTTTGCCCAATCATGTAATTTTCCCTGTTCCTGGTGCCCATACAAAAGGTATATTAGTTATTCCCACAGTTGAAGGAACATTAATGGTAGGTCCCACCGCTATAGAAACAGATGATAAATATGATTTAGAAACAACATCGCAAAATTTAGAAACCGTTTTTATGCAGGCAACTTATATGGTTCCTGCCATTTCGCGAAGGGAAATCATAACCTCTTTTGCCGGTTTAAGACCAACAATGAAAGGTAATGATTTTTATATTGAACCTTCTAAAAAACAACCGCATTTTATTCAAGTCGCAGGAATTCAGTCCCCAGGATTAACGGCTTCTCCTGCTATAGGGGACTATGTAAAAGACATACTAAAACAAGAGGGATTACAACTAATAGAGAAAAAAGACTTCGACCCATTTTTGCCTCATCCTATTAAGGTTCGTGAGTTAAGTTTTGAAGAATTAGAAAATGTTGTGGAAAAAGACCCTAAATATGGGCATATTGTTTGCCGATGTGAAAGTGTCTCCGAAGCAGAAATTGTCGAAGCCATTTCAAAGGGACATACGACCCTTGATGGAATAAAATTTTATACCCGATCTGGTATGGGACGATGTCAGGGGGCTTTTTGCACCTATAAGATATTAAAGATAATTTCACGAGAGACAGGTATTCCTATAGAAAAAATTACAAAACGGGGAGATAACAGTTGGATAATATCCCAACGACTGCAAACTCTTGCAGATGAAAAAGCAGAGAGATAGGAGTTTTTTATGCAAGAACGAAACTATGATGTTTTGGTAATAGGAGCAGGTGCTGCAGGAATGGCTGCTGCATTAAAGGTGGCAGAAGAGGGTTTGAAAACCGCTATAGTTGACCGAGAACCTTTTTTAGGTGGAATCTTACCCCAGTGTATTCATAATGGTTTTGGAGTACATTTATTTAAGGAAGAACTTACAGGACCTGAATTTGCCGAACGATTTATTCAAGATGTGGTTAAATCAGATATAGATATTTATCTGAATACGACTGCTACAAATATGGCGGTTCATCAACCTATAAAGCAAGTAAATCTGTGTAGTAGTGAACACGGTGTTTTTAGGATTAATGCGAGGGCTATAGTCCTTGCTATGGGTTGTAGAGAGCGAAATCGCGGTAATTTGGGTATCCCTGGAACAAGGCCTGCCGGAATATTTACAGCGGGTCTGGCTCAACGATTAATTAATATAGATGGCTACATGCCAGGTAAGCGGGTGGTTATTGTAGGGTCTGGAGATATTGGCTTGATTATGGCTCGTAGGTTAACATGGACAGGTGCAGAAGTCCTCGCCGTCGTGGAAATATTACCTTATCCATCGGGTATTACAAGAAATATTGTTCAGTGTTTGAATGACTTTAATATTCCCTTATACTTAAGCCATATCATTACAAAAATTGAAGGTAAAGATAGAGTAGAAGCAGTGGAAATAACCCCTCTGGAGAATGGTGCTCCGAATTATACAAAAACCTTCAAAGTAGAATGTGATACACTCTTATTTTCGGTAGGGCTTGTCCCTGAAAATGAATTAACACAATCTGCTGGAATTAAAATTAATCCTGAAACAGGTGGTCCCTTAGTAGACACAAGATTAATGACTTCTGCAGAAGGTGTTTTTGCGTGTGGTAATGTCCTGCATGTCCATGACCTTGTTGATTGGGTTTCCGATGAAGCACAGAGATGTGGAAAGGAATTAATAAACTTTTTGCAAGGGAAAACAGAAAAAATTGAGCAGGGGAAGGTTATTGTAGGTGCAAACCTGAAATATGTTCTTCCCAATAGATATAGATTGGGAGAGAAAAACCGATTTTCTATGCGTTCCCTGATTGTTCGTGATAAAGCAACATTGGTTGTTCGGCAGGGAGAAAAAACAATTCGTCAGTTTACATTAAGACATGTAAAACCTGCGGAAATGTTTCATGTGGAATTAAAGCAAGAAGATTTAAATGATTTGGTCTCTAACGGAGAATTATTACCCATAGAATTTTCACTTAGTTAATAGGATAAAACTATGGAAAAAGAAGTGATTTGTTTAAGTTGTCCTAATGGTTGTCATATTACGGTTCAAGAAACTTCTCCAGGGGTATACCAATTTCAGGGTGCAAAATGTGAACGAGGAGAGGTTTATGCTTATGAAGAAATAACAGACCCCAAACGAGTTGTTACTGCAGTAGTTCAAACCAACTCAGAGGAAATGCCATACATCCCCGTGAAAACAGACAAACCCATACCCAAAAGATACATCAATCCATTATTAGTTCAATTGTATAAACAAAAAATCTCTATTCCTGTTAAATGTGGACAAATAATAATTCAAAATTTCTTGGAAACAGGAGTTAATGTTGTGATTACTCGGACATTTCCCCTTAATTTTGGGAAATAGGTGACATGCCATTTTGTTTTAAAACCAATTCTATATCATTCTCGGTAATTGCACCTTCAAATTTTTTAATAAGTTTTCCTTCTGAATTGTAGATAATCGTAATGGGCAAAGCACCACTTATTTCTGTTTTTAAAACTTTTTCAAGTTCTTCAGGTTTTCCTCCTTCTAACAAATATACAGGACAAGGGAGAGCATTCTTTTTTAAGAATGGCTTTAAAACCTTTTCTTTTATTTCCTTCCCTTCTATGTTTATCAAATACAAACGAACTTTTTCTTTGGAGTATTTTTTGTAAATATTACCAAAATGAGGAAGTTCTGCAACACAAGGAGGGCACCAGGTAGCCCATAAGTTGATAATTATAAGCCCCGGTTTCTTTTCAGCAATCAAGGTTTCAATTTGGGTCAATTTGATATCGTAAATGACAGGTTCTTTTTCAGATTGTTCCCCTACTGCTAAAAGAAAAAAAGAAAAGGTCATCAAAAATAACATACAAAAAAGAGCAATGCTACATCTGTAATAAATATTTACCATAAAATATACTTTTTAGAAAAAACTAACTTTTCGGAACTCTTTTTATAGTGCAACCCCATGCTTTTGTTTCTGCTTTTTCTATCGGTTTACCCGCTAATAAGGCTTCGATGGCATTCTCGGTATATTTTTCTGTTGGCTGTCCATCGGGTCCTTTACGGTCATCAAACGCCCCATGGTAAACTAGCTTACCATCCTTATCTACAATGAAAATTTCAGGCGTTACTTTTGCATCTACTTTATCAGCATACTTATTTTCTACATCTTTTAAGATAGGATATGGTTTTTTTGTTTCAAGAGCATATTTTTTTATATCTTCAGGTTGAGTTTTAAAGTGAGAATCAATTCCAATAAAGACAACACCTTTTGTGCTATATTTTGCATGTAACTTTGCTAAATCCGGGTCTGCACCTCGAGAATAGGGACATTCTTGAGAACAAAACTCGATTACAACAATTTTCCCTTTGTATTGTGTTAATGAATGTTCTTTACCATCATAATCTTTTAAATTGAAATCAGGCATGGGGTCTCCAATATTCAGGGCTTTTATCTGGGAAGTTAACCCAAATACCATACAGATAAGCATACATATTGAAACTATGATGGCTGATTTTTTTGTTGCGTTGGTCTTTGTCATATTCGTATCTCCTATGGTTTATTCTTTTATTTTATCAAAACATTGCTTATTTAATGAATATTTCTCATTTTAAACTTATTATTTTGGAAACTTATTATTATTTATTGTATAATATGCTTTCATATCCTTGAGGAAATAAAAATTTCCCTTGTTTGATTATTTTTTTAAAGTGTGATACAATTTTCAAAACGAGCCCTATCTGATTGAGGATTACACCATTGGATATACTAAAAATAAGAATAATGGATATATCAGATAAGGGTTATCAGATTGATGAAATTATCAAGGTTGCGGAATTACAGCCTGTTGATGTAGAAGCACTTCCCATAGAAACAATACATTTAACTGGGATAGTAAAGAAAACAGGGAAAAACTTTTTATTTCAAGGGAAAATATCAGGATACTATAAGCATACATGTGACCGTTGTCTTGATGATATGCAATATAAACTGGATAAAGAAATAATTTGGTTATTTGAACGAGGACAAGGGAATATATACCTAAATCCTGTGGAGGAAAGTGACCGAAATGTTGAGAATAAATACAGGAGAGGTAAAGAAGAATTTGATGAATTGGCAGAAAAAAGAATGTTTCAAGGAGATGAAATTGATTTGACTCCCTATGTCTGGGAAGAATTGGTATTAGATATGCCTTATAAATTTTTATGCAGTGAAACATGCGCAGGTTTGTGCCCTGTATGTGGTGCAAATTTAAATCATGAAACATGTTCATGTAATATCAATTGTGAAGAGGAAAAAACACAACTTTCAAATACAAAATTATCTGAATTACTTCAAGGAATAAACCTTAACTTAAAGGAGGAGTAAAAGTGCCTGTCCCAAAACGAAGAACTGGAAAAGCCAAGAAAAATATGAGACGGTCTCATCATGCTTTGACAAAGCCGAATTTGGTTGAATGTCCACATTGCAGTGAGAAAATCCTTCCTCACCGGGTTTGTCCCAAGTGTGGGTATTACAAAAATCGTCTGGTATTGAATCTCGAAGAAGAATAATAACTCAAAACTTTAATTTGGAGATAAAACATGCGCATCGCTTTAGATGCGATGGGTTCTGATGGTGCTCCTGCTATAGAAGTGCAAGGGGCTGTGGAAGCCAGTTTAGACCAGAATTGCGACATTGTGCTTGTTGGCAATGAAGAGATACTTAAAAAAGAGTTAGAAAAATATCCCAAAAAGGGGAATATAGAGATAGTCCACACCCCGGAATATATTTCTATGCAAGACCAGCTTGTGCTTGCCCTTCGTCAGAAGAAAGAAAGTAGCCTTCTGGTTGCTTTGCGAAAACTAAAAGCAGGGGAGGTAGATGCGGTCGTAAGCGCAGGGAATACAGGTGCTGTAATGGTAGGTTCGCGAATTATACTGGGAATTATGCAAGGGATATCTCGGCCTGCGTTAGCCCAGGCATTACCAACAATTGGCGGAAAGGTTGTTCTGCTGGATTTAGGTGCTAATGTAGACTGTCAGGTTCGACATCTCTGTGATTTTGCCTTAATGGGTATTGCCTATTCTCATTATGCTTTAGGTGTCGAAAATCCTCGACTTGGATTGATTAATATTGGTGAGGAAATGGTAAAGGGGAGCAGTGTTTTAAAACAAACTTTCCAGATTCTAAGTAAAATTGAAGGGATTAAATTTGTAGGGAACGTTGAACCCAATGGTGTTTTTGGAGGAGAAGCAGATGTCGTTGTCTGTGACGGCTTTGTAGGAAATGTTATATTAAAAACGGCAGAATCCGTTGCGAAGTTCGTGGGTAATTTTATGAAAGAACAACTTTTAAAAAGTTCTATGAATCGTTTAGGTGCTGTATTAGCAAGAAGTGCTCTCCAGGAATTAAAGAAAACTGTAAACCCCAATGAATATCCGGGGGCTCCTTTGTTAGGTGTGCAGGGAATTGTTATTGTCCTACACGGTGCCTCTACAGCATTGGGAATTGCTAACGGTATTCGTGGAGCAGTTAAGGCAGTAGAATCGGATTTATTAGGACATATAGCAGATAATATAGGAAAGTTTTCATGTAAAGAAGTTTTAGACACAGAAGAAGAGAAAAACCAACAGAGTACAAATGATACTACTAATGAAGGCAAAGAACCAATAGATGTAACATAAGTTTTTAGGAGTATTTAAATGGACAGACATGAAACAATTACCCAAATTTTGGAATGCGAATGTGGTGCTAAAATATTGCCTAAAATAGAACATAATGAAATGAAGGGAACTTGTCCCCGTTGTGGAAAAATATTATCCGTACGGATAGAAAGACCTGATGGTGAATATTTATCTGCTAAAGATTCTCCCGCTCCTAAAGAAGAAATTCCTAAAACTGTGGTAAAACTTCCATTACCTGATGATGGATTAGAACCTACCGGCAGAAGCAGTCTAACCTTTTCTTCAGATATTAAAATTCGTTCCAGAGAAGCGGCTACATTAGTAAGTCGAGGCAAAATTGTGGAGGCAGTTGCCTTATACCGATGGATTTGTGAAGAGTGTCCTGAACATCGTGATGCTTATTATGGATTAGGTTTTTGTTATTACAAATTGGGCGATTTGAATCGAAGTCGCTGGATGTTAGAAAAGGCTGTAGAATTAGAGCATCCCAATGCAGGTAAACTCTTATTAAAAATTACACAGAAATTGGAAGAGGAAGAAAAGATTAAAAAAGCAAGTGATGATATAAAAACAAAACAAACACACATAAAAGAACCCGGAGAGTTTACTCTGGATGAATCCGAATGAAATAACCTCAAAGTTGAAACCTCTTGTTGACTATTTCCTCGAACTTGCAGTCTTTGAATGGGGATTATCAGAAAATACACTAATAACATACCGACGGAATTTGAATTCATATATTCTTTTTATCAGCGAGAAGAATATAGATGACCTCACAAAAATAAATTCACATTTTATTTTAGAATATCTTTTAACTCTTCAAAAGAGAGGTATATCCGCTCGTTCTTTAGCACAACATCTAAGCACACTAAGAGGATTTTATAAATTTCTTTATGATGAACAAATAATTGATAAAAATACTATTGATGGATTGGATACACCCCGTTTATCCAAAAAACTACCTCATTTTTTAACCGAAGGTGAAATAGAACAAATATTCAAGGTTGCAGAAACTTCCCCCCGAAATAAAGAAAGAGACCTTGCGATATTAGAACTTTTTTATTCTTGTGGTTTTAGGGTAAGCGAACTAACTCACATTACAATACATGATTTATCTCTAAATGAAGGAATGTTAAGAGTTCGAGGTAAAGGAGATAAAGTTCGCATTGTCCCTATAGGAAATGTAGCCATCGAAAAAATACAAAATTGGCTGAGGATAAGAGAAACAGGCAAAGTAAAATCATCTGCCGTATTTCTATCAAAAACAGGTAAATCTATGAGTAGGGTAACTTTGTGGCGGATTATAAAACATTATGCAATGTTGGCAGGATTATCAGATAGAGTAACCCCTCACACTTTGCGACACACCTTTGCAACCCATTTGTTAAATAGGGGAGCTGATTTGCGAGTGGTTCAGGAACTTCTGGGACATTCCAATATTTCTACTACTCAAATTTATACCCATGTAAGTGTAGAACGAATTACACAAGCCCACAAAAATGCCCATCCTCGTGCATGAGGAGTGGATTAATAAACAGTAAAGAAAAGGATTTTGTATGAAGTATCAGAGAGCCTTAGTTCGATTTATAATGTTTGCAATATTAGGATTAACGATGGAAATCTTATTTACAGGAATAGGTGGGCTCATATCACATGGTAATATAAGTATGAATGGACATTCTTCACCCTGGATGATGATAGATTATGGGTTGTTAGGTATTGTTACTCCATGGCTTAGGAACCCGTTAAAAGCCAAAAAGATTCCCTTACCTTTCCGAGCCATAGTTTATATGATAGGTATCTTTATTGTTGAATATGTGTCAGGCATAATCTTCCACAAAGTTTTAGGATTAAAAATTTGGGACTATTCCAATTTGCGATGGAACTTACATGGGCAGATAACATTAATGTATATTCCGGCGTGGTATTCGCTTAGTTTAGGTGTAGAAAAATTATACGAATGGGTGGACAAATCAGCATGGGCTATTCTTGCGAAATCCCCTGAAGGTTATACCCCGGAGTAGTTATTAATAAGACCCAATATTTTCAAGAATAATATATTCTTTTTCTTTTTTCACTACTTTAGGAATACAATTAGAAATATTGGTTTGAGAACACCAGCGAATATCTTCGTGGAGACCTATTTTACGGAGTTTATCTGCGTGCGGTGCAGAATTGAACAACTGTTCTATTCCTTCTAAATCGATTTTTTCCTTCCAATATTCATAATCGTCTTTTCCATGTTCTATTTGAACATCTAATAAACTAACGATATAACTTCCTGCAACCCAATCTTCTTGAGCAGAAAAATTTACATCGTCAAACAAACCTGCAGGAACAACAACAAAATCTTTATTCTGCTTTTTTAGAAAGTTACTTACTGCTTTTGCGTTAATAGTTGTAGCCATGATTAAAAAAGGAATGGCTTCATCATATCCTTCAATAAGGAGGCGGGCACCCGTTGTGGTTGTAAAGATAACTTCCTTACCTCGTGCATGTGTTGTTTCCCGTGGACTATTTCCATAATCAAAACCGGCAGGAGGCAACCCATTTCGTTCCCCATATAATAATGCGTTTGAGTGATAGGATTTTATGTGGAGAGCATGCGCTACTTCATCGGTAACTAAAATTCTTTTAGCACCAGAATGAAGCAACATGATAGCAGTAGCACTTGCTCTTAATGCATCTACGACGACAATACCTAAATGATTTGTTTTTCCAAAAATACAACCTTCTTTACCTTGTATTAAATAAGCAATCACATTCCAACCTTTATTTATTAGGCTATTTTTAAAAAATTTTAAAAATAATTCAATTTGTAATTTGATTTTTGAGTTTAAATTGTATATCTTAATATATCAATGTAAATATGGTATTCACAAAGCACTGCCCGTTGTAGCGCTTAGTGAGCCAGATAAAAACAATGGGGAGTAACCCACTGGAGGAACAATTATGGCGTTCAAAAAAGCAAAAAAAGAAGATAAGCCAATGACCAAAGCCCAAATCATCAGCACGCTTGCTGAAGCAACAGGGTTAACCAAGAAGAACATTAATGAAGTTCTTCAAAGTTTAGTAGAGTTGGCTTATGCACAAGCACCCGCCAGTTTTGTCATTCCTGGTTTAGGCAAACTGGTAGTGGTGGACCGTAAAGCCCGTATTCAAATCAATCCTCAGACCAAAGAAAAAATGAAGGTCCCCGCAAAGAAAGTTTTGAAATTCCGGATTGCAAAAGCGGCAAAAGATGCAGTTCTGGGAGCAAAGAAGTAAGTAGTATTGTGGTGTAAACAACATACTGTTACTGCGGTCTGCAAAGACCGCAGTACTTTTTTTATGGGAATAAATATTTCTAATATATGGTATAATTTTATAGTTGTACATATAATTAAAATTATTTGTGGGCTGAAATTATGAAAAGAAATAAAAGTATTTCTTGGGTTAATAATAGATTGTTAGTCCTGTTGCCTTTAATGGTAATATTAGCAATTGTTAAGGCGGAAGGAGATGTAGTTAATATAACCACTTTTTCTGAAGTGGGGGGAATTAAGATTCAAATTAATTTGTCTTCTGACCCCGAACTTAAAAAAGAAACCATAGGGGGACACACCTTTACTCATATTAGTTTTCCTGAAATGGGGACATCGGGTTCTATAGGTAATCCAGAATTACCTGCATGGAGAAGATATGTAGAAATTCCTCCTAATGCGACCGATGTATCATTAATTTATAATGTGCAAAGTCTTCCTGAAGAATTAGAAATTCAATACCCTATTTATCCCATTCAGCCTCCATGGGAAAAAATACAGGGGGTACAGAGACCCAAGTTTACAATAAATGATGATGTTTACAATTCCAGTGAGAAGCAAGGGGAAAAGGTTGCAGAAATAGAACCTTTTGGGAATGTTCGTGGAAAAAATCTTTATCAAATAACCTATTATCCTGTAAGTTATGACCCCTTAAATTCAAAAATTTATATCACCAAAAATCTTTTATTAGATATTCGTTGGAATACACCAAAAAACTTTTTGTCCCGTGATAAAAAGTATTTTTCAAAATATGTTGATGACTTATGGAACCCATATATTTTGAATTCCGCTTCTTCTATGGAAAAATCGGAAAACACAGGTTACAATATTCCTGTGGGAATGCTTGTTATTGTTGCTTCTCCTTTTATGGGGAATAGCAAACTTAATGAATGGGTTCAATGGAAGACACAAAGAGGCTTTATTGTAACTGTAGAAAATGTAGCAAATATAGGGACAAATTTTACAGCGATTAGGGATTATATTAAACAGGCATATAATAATTGGGATGTTCCACCTACATTTGTTGTTTTAGTAGGAGACCCTTACTACATTCAGGCGCCAGCAGGTTATGCCCCCAATAATCCCATTACGGATTTATATTACTCTATCGTAGATGGAGACGAATATTATACCCCAGATTTATGGGTAGGCAGGATTAGTGTATCGAGTTCAACTCAATTACAGAATACTTTAAATAAAATTCTTAAATATGAAAAAGCACAATGGACCCTTACAGAACCATGGTATATAAAAGCCTCTTTTTTAACAGGTTCAGATAACTATGAAATTACAGAGGGAACGCACAATTATGTGATTTCAAATTATTTTGAACCAGCAGAATTTGTTTCTCAAAAATTATATACAGTAACTTATGGAGCAACGAGTTCTGATGTAATTTCTGCGATTAATTCTGGAAGAGGATGGGTAGTATATTCCGGTCATGGTTCTGATATCAGTTGGGCAGATGGACCTCCCTTATCGCAAAGTGATGTTAATTCTTTAACTAATACGGTATATCCCTGGGTACTTAGTTTCGCATGCGAAACCGGACAATATGCTGAACCTGAATGTTTTGGAGAAACCTGGCAGAGAGCGTCAAAAGGCGGCGTTGGCTTTTTAGGGAGTTCTGTGACTTCCTATTGGGATGAAGATGATATGTTGGAAAAGTTTGTTATAGAAAGTTTCTTTTCATTAAAGAAAACATGGACAGCCGGGATGATACTTAATGGAAAATTAAAATTTTTTAATTATTATGGGGATACATCTACAACAAAACGCTATTTTGAGATGTATAACCTTTTAGGAGACCCTTCTACGGAAATATGGATAGGGACATTGCAAAACCCCTATATTTCCCATAGTTCTAATGTAGACCCGAACGGGTTGCCTTTATCCGTTTATATTGAGTGGCAAAATGCAGTTATATCTGTTTCTAATTCCAATACATTATTAGGTGCTATTCGTTCTAATTTCGGTAGTAATCTTGTTTCCTTTTCTCCTCCGGGAGTTGTTCCTTTAGTTAAATTAACTATAACAGGAAATCCCATAGTTCCCTATCAAGTAGATTTGCCTGTGGTGGTAGGTGCTGATGGTAGTATTCAATGGGATAAAACAATTTATAATGGTTCCGCATTAGCAACTCTTGTCCTGTCAGATGTTAATTTATCGGGACAGGGAGAAATTTCTATTCCAGTTAGGTCGGATAGTGGAGATAATGAACAGGTAATACTAACGGAATCTCAAGTTTCTG
Coding sequences within:
- a CDS encoding C25 family cysteine peptidase, whose product is MKRNKSISWVNNRLLVLLPLMVILAIVKAEGDVVNITTFSEVGGIKIQINLSSDPELKKETIGGHTFTHISFPEMGTSGSIGNPELPAWRRYVEIPPNATDVSLIYNVQSLPEELEIQYPIYPIQPPWEKIQGVQRPKFTINDDVYNSSEKQGEKVAEIEPFGNVRGKNLYQITYYPVSYDPLNSKIYITKNLLLDIRWNTPKNFLSRDKKYFSKYVDDLWNPYILNSASSMEKSENTGYNIPVGMLVIVASPFMGNSKLNEWVQWKTQRGFIVTVENVANIGTNFTAIRDYIKQAYNNWDVPPTFVVLVGDPYYIQAPAGYAPNNPITDLYYSIVDGDEYYTPDLWVGRISVSSSTQLQNTLNKILKYEKAQWTLTEPWYIKASFLTGSDNYEITEGTHNYVISNYFEPAEFVSQKLYTVTYGATSSDVISAINSGRGWVVYSGHGSDISWADGPPLSQSDVNSLTNTVYPWVLSFACETGQYAEPECFGETWQRASKGGVGFLGSSVTSYWDEDDMLEKFVIESFFSLKKTWTAGMILNGKLKFFNYYGDTSTTKRYFEMYNLLGDPSTEIWIGTLQNPYISHSSNVDPNGLPLSVYIEWQNAVISVSNSNTLLGAIRSNFGSNLVSFSPPGVVPLVKLTITGNPIVPYQVDLPVVVGADGSIQWDKTIYNGSALATLVLSDVNLSGQGEISIPVRSDSGDNEQVILTESQVSGFFQGTIQLTTLSTENNDGLLTVIHNGLITAEYYDELTESGSPRTITAESTTDIYPPQLLHLSIEPGIKDVNVQLETDEICSARFEYGGQCSVPFEKYENSLAMNTNHKFLITGLSSDTEYTYRIVLTDIAENEYSTDCGNFTTLHQPDYFTYYYTSDIVDTVPLSNHRVIFVPDASSDKYHACLQNINEFPRITKNATPITLGDDDFALIEFPLGTYVYLYGVEYSQCYVGSNGYVTFTQGDDDYAESLDAHFTIPRISLMFDDLNPSKAGSILYQFDTDAFVVTFSGVLRYGAGEANIQLEMFYDGTISITWLNCVSSGFITGLSGGGGIPTDFELTDFLRYKECIPSEGVLEGEYEGISEGEGVAEGEGTTEGNIEGVMEGEGAIEGIIEGTMEGSVDGEGNIEGTLEGEYIFFHSSDINRNGKIDLDELLRIIQLFNSGGYHCNINTKIEDGYLPGPGDNHDCQPHSSDYNPQDWVISFSELIRAIQIFNIQRYYPCPGESEDNFCF